The following are from one region of the Arcobacter defluvii genome:
- a CDS encoding class II aldolase and adducin N-terminal domain-containing protein — MMDKDTIKLLSDLSVTMFSKNFFGIYHGAISAKLDQYNFIINTGDAIFDKMDEKSFCSLNINKQDYRWNIASIESHIHATIYTNIHEAKYIAFGMPIYTTAYTLKHNKIVFEDFFGKTIFGEIDIYNPGNFSTWYKRNALEITKYLKESNHNVMIIKGIGTYVYDRDVHELVKKIAILENSCRLLSIKSSFE, encoded by the coding sequence ATGATGGATAAAGATACAATAAAATTACTTTCTGATTTATCTGTAACAATGTTTAGTAAAAATTTTTTTGGTATTTATCACGGTGCAATTTCTGCAAAACTAGATCAATATAATTTTATAATTAATACAGGTGATGCAATTTTTGATAAAATGGATGAAAAATCATTTTGTTCACTAAATATAAATAAACAAGATTATAGATGGAATATTGCAAGTATTGAATCTCATATCCACGCAACTATTTATACAAATATACATGAGGCAAAATACATAGCATTTGGAATGCCTATTTATACTACTGCGTATACATTAAAACATAATAAAATTGTTTTTGAAGATTTCTTTGGAAAAACTATTTTTGGAGAAATTGATATATACAATCCTGGTAATTTTTCAACTTGGTATAAAAGAAATGCACTTGAAATAACTAAATACTTAAAAGAGTCAAATCATAACGTTATGATAATAAAAGGAATAGGTACTTACGTTTATGATAGAGATGTTCATGAATTGGTAAAAAAAATAGCAATATTAGAAAATTCTTGTAGATTATTAAGCATAAAGAGTTCTTTTGAATAA
- a CDS encoding response regulator: MKILVTDDSKMARKMVIKTLNDSTKKDLEIFEAQNGQEALDLYKQHSPKIVFLDLTMPVMDGFVALEKIKEFDKNAKVVIISADIQKLSMDKALALGAFNFIKKPVDTAKMQQILKKLDELEHNGI; this comes from the coding sequence ATGAAAATTTTGGTTACAGATGATTCTAAAATGGCAAGAAAAATGGTTATTAAAACTTTAAATGACTCTACAAAAAAAGATTTAGAAATTTTTGAAGCTCAAAATGGTCAAGAAGCCTTAGATTTGTATAAACAACATTCCCCAAAAATTGTTTTTCTTGATTTAACCATGCCTGTTATGGATGGATTTGTAGCTTTAGAAAAGATTAAAGAATTTGATAAAAATGCGAAAGTTGTTATAATTTCTGCAGATATTCAAAAACTTTCTATGGATAAAGCTTTAGCTTTAGGTGCTTTTAATTTTATAAAAAAACCTGTTGATACAGCAAAAATGCAACAAATTTTAAAAAAACTTGATGAATTGGAACATAATGGAATCTAA
- the rsmH gene encoding 16S rRNA (cytosine(1402)-N(4))-methyltransferase RsmH — protein sequence MNIPHIPVLYNETLEAFKDINDGYIIDCTTGFAGHSSGLLNQNENINLICNDQDDEALAFSKKRLESFSSRVIFNKGNFEHVIETFKDYDIKGILADIGVSSLQLDKQDRGFGFESDTLDMRMNQNQSLDAATVVNTYSQGELERIFKDYGEVREYKKVASIIVNNRPFNSSKELAEFLSKKMSKGKLHPATLPFQAIRIEVNDELGVLERLFDSLEKAKFKNCIVAIISFHSLEDRIVKNYFKKWSKSCICPEGVFRCECGNNHALGKIITKKPIIPTALEIKQNPRSRSSKLRIFKFE from the coding sequence ATGAATATTCCCCATATACCTGTTTTATATAATGAAACATTAGAAGCTTTCAAAGATATAAATGATGGTTATATAATAGATTGTACAACAGGTTTTGCAGGTCATAGTAGTGGATTGTTAAATCAGAATGAAAATATAAATTTAATTTGTAATGACCAAGATGACGAAGCTTTAGCTTTTAGTAAAAAAAGACTTGAATCTTTTAGTAGTAGAGTCATTTTTAATAAAGGAAATTTTGAGCATGTTATTGAAACTTTCAAAGATTATGATATTAAAGGTATTTTAGCAGATATTGGAGTTTCATCTTTACAACTTGATAAACAAGATCGTGGTTTTGGGTTTGAGAGTGATACTTTAGATATGCGAATGAATCAAAATCAAAGTTTAGATGCAGCAACTGTAGTTAATACTTATTCTCAAGGTGAGCTTGAAAGAATATTTAAAGATTATGGTGAAGTACGAGAGTATAAAAAAGTTGCATCAATCATAGTAAATAATAGACCTTTTAATAGTTCAAAAGAGCTAGCAGAATTTTTATCAAAAAAAATGTCAAAAGGAAAACTTCATCCTGCAACTTTGCCTTTCCAAGCAATTAGAATAGAAGTAAATGATGAATTAGGAGTTCTTGAAAGGCTTTTTGATTCTTTAGAAAAAGCAAAATTCAAAAATTGTATTGTTGCAATTATCTCTTTTCACTCTTTAGAAGATAGAATAGTAAAAAACTATTTTAAAAAATGGAGTAAATCATGTATTTGTCCTGAAGGTGTTTTTAGATGTGAATGTGGAAATAATCATGCTTTAGGAAAAATTATTACAAAAAAACCTATAATTCCAACTGCACTTGAAATAAAACAAAACCCACGAAGTAGAAGTTCTAAATTAAGGATTTTCAAATTTGAATAG
- a CDS encoding HU family DNA-binding protein yields MNKAEFIDAVAAKAGLSKKDAKGAVDAVLDTITEALVKKESVSFIGFGTFTVADRAARTAKVPGTDKTVDVPATTVAKFKVGKALKEAVSAK; encoded by the coding sequence ATGAACAAGGCAGAATTTATCGATGCAGTAGCTGCAAAAGCTGGTTTATCTAAAAAAGATGCAAAAGGTGCTGTTGATGCTGTTTTAGACACAATTACAGAAGCATTAGTAAAAAAAGAATCTGTAAGCTTTATTGGATTTGGTACATTTACTGTTGCAGATAGAGCTGCAAGAACTGCAAAAGTTCCAGGTACTGATAAAACTGTTGATGTTCCAGCTACTACTGTTGCGAAATTCAAAGTAGGAAAAGCTCTTAAAGAAGCTGTATCAGCTAAATAA
- a CDS encoding FAD-dependent oxidoreductase, translating into MKKYEYVVIGAGIAGCSLSHFLKKYSDSILLIDKNEDVASGASGAAGAFLSPLLGKPNKFKELITKALNFSMDYYKNNFNEELQNCGTCRIPRNQEDEEKFQSYIPYMDFEYEKYEDGYLFPIGSVIKPYEVCLKLSKDIEKLFNYEVSKIEKIDDYWLINDEIKAKKLFLSTGANISLIDEKYFDIRAVWGQKIDVLTSSQIDINYHKECSLSKSKKIDENRYLVSIGATHNRFDKDMKNSSYNLELANINKIEHNKETKEIIETDIRKLLKKANDIKQLNDIEVIDVKIGARASSIDYFPMVGKLIDSKKSFEKYPHIKNGTHIKNENLIMIDNLFVLNGVGGRGFVLSLYLANQLVQSALDDKKLDDEITNYRLFSRWAKKQKN; encoded by the coding sequence ATGAAAAAATATGAGTATGTAGTTATTGGTGCTGGAATTGCAGGCTGTTCTTTATCACATTTTTTAAAAAAATATTCAGATTCAATTTTATTAATAGATAAAAATGAAGATGTTGCTTCTGGAGCAAGTGGAGCTGCTGGAGCTTTTTTATCTCCACTTTTAGGAAAACCAAATAAATTTAAAGAATTGATTACTAAAGCTTTAAATTTTTCAATGGATTATTATAAAAATAATTTTAATGAAGAGTTACAAAATTGTGGAACTTGTAGAATTCCAAGAAACCAAGAAGATGAAGAAAAATTTCAAAGTTATATTCCATATATGGATTTTGAGTATGAAAAATATGAAGATGGATATTTGTTCCCAATAGGAAGTGTTATAAAGCCCTATGAAGTTTGTTTAAAATTATCAAAAGATATAGAAAAACTTTTTAATTATGAAGTTTCTAAAATAGAGAAAATAGATGATTATTGGTTGATAAATGATGAAATTAAAGCAAAAAAACTTTTTTTATCAACAGGTGCAAATATATCTTTGATAGATGAAAAATATTTTGATATAAGAGCTGTTTGGGGACAAAAAATAGATGTTTTAACTTCTTCACAAATAGATATAAATTATCATAAAGAGTGTTCATTATCAAAAAGTAAAAAAATTGATGAAAATAGATATTTAGTTTCAATTGGTGCTACTCATAATCGATTTGATAAAGATATGAAGAATAGTAGTTATAATTTGGAATTAGCAAACATAAATAAAATTGAACATAATAAAGAGACAAAAGAAATTATCGAGACAGATATTCGAAAGTTATTAAAAAAAGCAAATGATATAAAACAGTTAAATGATATTGAAGTTATTGATGTAAAAATAGGTGCAAGAGCTTCTAGTATTGATTATTTTCCAATGGTTGGAAAATTGATTGATTCTAAAAAAAGTTTTGAAAAATATCCTCATATAAAAAATGGAACGCATATAAAAAATGAAAATCTAATAATGATAGATAATTTATTTGTCTTAAATGGTGTAGGGGGAAGAGGATTTGTTTTGTCTTTATATCTAGCAAATCAATTAGTTCAGAGTGCACTAGATGATAAAAAGTTAGATGATGAGATAACAAATTATAGATTATTCTCAAGATGGGCTAAAAAACAAAAGAATTAA